One segment of Polaribacter huanghezhanensis DNA contains the following:
- a CDS encoding glycine--tRNA ligase, with protein sequence MKKRSPKQKKRFGDAFDEAEFRATNANVLRRQKKMDEITVELTRVQEESDLVGFRQLIIDLGIACPASGSKNWTEVKQFNLMFGTQIGASAENSTKVYLRPETAQGIFVNFLNVQKTGRMKIPFGIAQTGKAFRNEIVARQFIFRMREFEQMEMQFFVKPGTQKEWYENWKETRMKWHLSLGMGAENYRFHDHDKLAHYADAASDIEFKFPFGFKELEGIHSRTDFDLKAHEEFSGKKLQYFDHEENKSYTPYVVETSIGLDRMFLAVFSNALQEEELENGTTRTVLKLPAVLAPFKAAVLPLVKKDGLPEVARKILNDLKWDFNVFYDEKDAVGKRYRRQDANGTPFCITVDHDTLEDNCVTIRHRDTMEQKRVAITDLKEIINAEVAIKTWLQKM encoded by the coding sequence TTGAAAAAGAGATCACCAAAGCAAAAAAAACGTTTTGGAGATGCTTTTGATGAAGCTGAGTTTAGAGCAACAAATGCAAATGTGTTGCGCCGTCAAAAAAAAATGGATGAAATTACGGTTGAATTGACTCGTGTTCAAGAAGAAAGTGATTTAGTTGGTTTTAGACAGCTTATTATAGATTTAGGAATTGCTTGTCCTGCTTCTGGTTCTAAAAATTGGACAGAAGTAAAGCAATTTAATTTGATGTTCGGAACACAAATTGGTGCTTCAGCAGAAAATTCTACGAAAGTGTATTTACGTCCAGAAACGGCTCAAGGAATTTTTGTAAACTTCTTAAATGTGCAAAAAACGGGTCGAATGAAAATTCCGTTTGGAATTGCACAAACTGGTAAGGCGTTTAGAAACGAAATTGTTGCAAGACAGTTTATTTTTAGAATGCGAGAATTTGAACAAATGGAAATGCAATTTTTTGTAAAACCAGGAACTCAAAAAGAATGGTACGAAAACTGGAAAGAAACCAGAATGAAATGGCATTTATCTTTAGGAATGGGTGCAGAAAATTATCGTTTTCACGATCATGATAAATTAGCACATTATGCAGATGCGGCTTCTGATATTGAGTTTAAGTTTCCGTTCGGATTTAAAGAATTAGAAGGAATTCACTCAAGAACAGATTTCGATTTAAAAGCACACGAAGAGTTTTCTGGAAAGAAATTACAATACTTTGATCATGAAGAAAATAAAAGTTATACGCCTTATGTTGTAGAAACTTCTATTGGATTAGACAGAATGTTTTTAGCAGTGTTTTCTAACGCCTTACAAGAAGAAGAATTAGAAAACGGAACTACCAGAACAGTTCTAAAATTACCAGCAGTTTTAGCACCTTTTAAAGCGGCAGTTTTACCATTGGTTAAAAAAGATGGTTTGCCAGAAGTTGCTCGTAAAATTTTAAACGATTTAAAATGGGATTTCAATGTTTTCTATGATGAAAAAGATGCGGTTGGTAAGCGTTATAGAAGACAAGATGCAAACGGAACACCGTTTTGTATTACCGTAGATCACGATACCTTAGAAGATAATTGCGTAACCATTAGACACAGAGACACCATGGAACAAAAACGTGTTGCAATTACTGATTTAAAAGAGATTATCAACGCAGAAGTTGCTATAAAAACTTGGTTGCAAAAAATGTAA
- a CDS encoding class I SAM-dependent methyltransferase, whose amino-acid sequence MLKEIDFSSCKVLVELGPGNGVITHQILKKLQPDSHLICFEVNDVFYENLKKIKHPQLTVLKASAEEIQPEMEKLGFSKACHIVSSLPLTILPNTISSAILKNSLNSLHKDGTFIQYQYSLTYYKKLKAVFKEKISLDFELLNFPPAFVYRCKKEH is encoded by the coding sequence ATGTTAAAAGAAATCGATTTTTCTTCTTGTAAAGTGTTGGTAGAATTAGGTCCAGGAAATGGTGTAATTACACATCAAATATTAAAAAAACTACAACCAGACTCTCATTTAATTTGCTTTGAAGTGAATGATGTATTTTACGAAAATTTAAAAAAGATAAAGCATCCGCAGTTAACGGTTTTAAAAGCATCCGCAGAAGAAATACAACCAGAAATGGAAAAGTTAGGTTTTTCAAAAGCCTGTCATATTGTTTCAAGTTTACCATTAACAATTCTTCCAAATACAATTTCTAGTGCCATTTTAAAAAACTCTTTAAACTCGTTGCATAAAGACGGAACTTTTATTCAATATCAATATAGTTTAACCTATTACAAAAAGCTAAAAGCTGTTTTTAAAGAAAAAATATCTTTAGATTTTGAACTATTAAATTTCCCGCCAGCATTTGTTTATCGATGCAAAAAAGAGCATTAA
- a CDS encoding ComF family protein, which produces MNYLQDLVHLFFPKICITCESKLLQSEKIICTLCRHDLPIICYKDYKDNKITKAFYGRIPIEKASSFLFYRKEGKTKDLIHALKYKGNQEVGVFIGDWLGNILKDSNEFADIDCIIPVPLHPKKLKKRGYNQLTTFGLSLSKHLEKPYLEDVLIRTSASKTQTFKQRFERFSNNDTKFSVPNSSTLKNKHILLIDDVITTGATLESCCKELLIAENSKISIVTMAYTE; this is translated from the coding sequence ATGAATTATTTACAAGATCTCGTGCATCTTTTTTTTCCGAAGATATGCATTACTTGCGAATCCAAGTTATTACAATCCGAAAAAATCATCTGCACACTTTGTAGACATGATTTACCTATAATTTGTTACAAAGATTATAAAGATAATAAAATTACGAAGGCTTTTTACGGTAGAATTCCGATCGAAAAAGCAAGTTCCTTTTTGTTTTATAGAAAAGAAGGAAAAACGAAAGACTTAATTCATGCTTTAAAGTACAAAGGAAATCAAGAAGTCGGTGTTTTTATTGGCGATTGGCTTGGTAACATCTTAAAAGACTCTAATGAGTTTGCTGATATCGATTGTATTATTCCTGTTCCGTTACATCCAAAAAAACTTAAAAAACGCGGCTATAATCAATTGACAACTTTCGGCTTAAGTTTGTCAAAACATCTAGAAAAACCATATTTAGAAGATGTTTTAATTAGAACCTCTGCCTCAAAAACACAAACTTTTAAGCAGCGTTTCGAAAGGTTTAGCAACAACGACACAAAATTTAGTGTACCAAATTCATCCACCTTAAAAAACAAACACATCTTATTAATTGACGACGTAATTACAACTGGAGCAACACTAGAATCTTGTTGTAAAGAATTATTAATTGCAGAAAACAGTAAAATCAGTATTGTAACAATGGCGTATACAGAATAA
- a CDS encoding Ig-like domain-containing protein: MKSFLKHIIFVFAVILLTSNCARKGRPNGGLKDSLAPVIVTANPPYKSIHFNSKKIKLSFDEYITLKNTNQQLVISPPLKYFPTISPQGSPSKEITIKLTDTLKANTTYIFNFGNSIEDNNEGNVLKSFNYVFSTGNYVDSLKTKGFIKDAFNNKFDKDISVLLYKVDSAYSDSIIYKQKPNYITNAIDSLYKITNIKEGKYLLIALKDVSNNYTFNPKEDKIGFYDRLIELPKDSTINEPLSLFKETPPFKIISAKETSKGKILFSFEGDRENINLKVVSDVLPNFKSQSRLDNAKDSLYFWHSKINKDSLVFKVKKDTYVDTLTVFLRSKVVDSLKINSNITQILDLKDTLTLTSNNPIIKIDTTKIHFFDKDSMAVSYRSLLRKSTNKILFLFDKKYNTTYKLRLLPKALTDIFETQNDTLNYSFNTKEPEDYGSITLTINKKPSSPVIVELISENNKKVVQKINVTSTKNIQFNLLPPGEYIVRAILDKNNNNKWDTGRYLKKNQPEKMIYLPVTFHIKANWNFSEVFTIN, translated from the coding sequence TTGAAATCCTTTTTAAAACACATCATTTTTGTTTTTGCAGTAATTCTTTTAACAAGTAATTGCGCAAGAAAAGGAAGACCTAATGGTGGACTAAAAGACAGTTTAGCTCCTGTTATAGTAACTGCAAATCCGCCTTATAAAAGCATCCATTTTAATAGCAAAAAAATTAAACTTTCGTTTGATGAATATATTACGTTGAAAAACACCAATCAACAATTGGTGATTTCTCCGCCGTTAAAATATTTTCCAACTATTAGTCCACAAGGATCTCCAAGCAAAGAAATTACGATTAAATTAACTGATACTTTAAAAGCAAACACCACCTATATTTTTAATTTCGGAAATAGTATTGAAGACAATAATGAAGGAAATGTTTTAAAGAGTTTTAACTACGTTTTTTCTACCGGTAATTATGTAGATTCTTTAAAAACAAAAGGATTTATTAAAGATGCTTTTAATAATAAATTTGACAAAGACATTAGCGTTTTACTATATAAAGTAGACTCTGCATATTCAGATTCTATTATCTACAAACAAAAACCAAATTACATTACAAACGCAATAGATTCTTTGTATAAAATTACAAATATTAAAGAAGGGAAATATCTTTTGATTGCCTTAAAAGATGTTTCTAACAACTACACTTTTAATCCGAAAGAAGACAAAATAGGTTTTTACGACCGGTTGATAGAATTGCCAAAAGATAGCACTATAAATGAGCCTCTATCGCTTTTTAAAGAAACTCCGCCATTTAAAATAATCTCTGCAAAAGAAACATCAAAAGGAAAAATTCTCTTTTCTTTTGAAGGTGACAGAGAAAATATTAATCTTAAAGTAGTATCTGATGTTTTGCCAAATTTTAAAAGCCAATCTAGGTTAGACAATGCAAAAGACAGTCTTTATTTTTGGCATTCAAAAATCAATAAAGATTCTTTAGTTTTTAAAGTTAAAAAAGATACTTATGTGGATACTTTAACTGTTTTTCTTAGAAGCAAAGTAGTAGATTCTTTAAAAATAAACTCGAATATTACCCAAATATTAGATTTAAAAGATACGTTAACGTTAACGAGTAACAATCCTATAATTAAAATTGACACCACAAAAATTCACTTTTTTGATAAAGATTCGATGGCTGTTTCTTATCGATCTCTTTTAAGAAAATCAACAAATAAAATTCTGTTTTTATTTGATAAAAAATACAATACTACTTATAAATTAAGGCTCTTACCAAAAGCTTTGACAGACATTTTTGAAACACAAAACGACACTTTAAATTACAGTTTTAACACAAAAGAGCCTGAAGATTATGGAAGTATCACATTAACAATTAACAAAAAACCCTCATCGCCAGTAATTGTAGAACTTATCTCTGAAAACAATAAAAAAGTTGTTCAAAAAATTAACGTTACAAGCACTAAAAATATTCAATTCAATTTACTTCCTCCAGGAGAATATATTGTTAGAGCAATTCTAGATAAAAACAACAATAACAAATGGGACACAGGTCGTTATTTGAAAAAAAATCAACCGGAAAAAATGATTTACTTACCAGTAACGTTTCACATAAAAGCAAATTGGAATTTTTCTGAAGTATTTACAATAAATTAA
- a CDS encoding THC0290_0291 family protein → MKILFFLVITLSVNSQHLTHDVGFFAGTATVQTDYGQRGNFLSSYGNSAMSFSLVYYLHFFNLDTRWNAGDDVANHLMLKTEFNIMTKANFQHYGAYTSGNSNLAIQLRAMKGTISMLNFGVQAEYYFKDLREFMFPYSEMKWNPYVSLGFKYSTYKNTLTSDLGDWRTDITVLPTKYRVPGNLAVGNGGAFSFILGAGTRYKLSEKFDLAANFNWQFFFSDAVDGLQADVLENKNNEWLIHLQVGIIYHLNFAGGIFFKK, encoded by the coding sequence TTGAAAATATTATTCTTTCTCGTAATAACTTTATCTGTAAATTCCCAACATCTCACACATGATGTTGGCTTCTTTGCTGGTACAGCTACAGTACAAACAGACTATGGACAAAGAGGAAACTTTTTAAGTAGTTATGGTAATAGTGCCATGTCTTTTAGTTTAGTATATTATTTACATTTTTTTAATCTAGATACACGTTGGAATGCCGGAGATGATGTTGCCAACCATTTAATGTTAAAAACAGAATTTAATATCATGACAAAAGCTAATTTTCAGCATTATGGTGCCTATACAAGTGGAAACTCTAACTTAGCTATACAATTAAGGGCTATGAAAGGAACAATTTCTATGCTTAACTTTGGAGTTCAAGCAGAATATTATTTTAAAGATTTAAGAGAGTTTATGTTTCCATATTCTGAAATGAAATGGAATCCTTATGTAAGTCTTGGCTTTAAATATTCTACCTATAAAAACACGTTAACTTCAGACTTAGGTGATTGGAGAACTGACATTACCGTTCTACCTACAAAATATAGAGTTCCTGGTAATTTAGCAGTTGGAAATGGAGGTGCTTTTTCCTTTATTTTAGGCGCTGGAACGCGTTACAAATTATCTGAAAAATTTGATTTAGCTGCCAATTTTAATTGGCAATTCTTTTTCTCTGATGCCGTTGATGGTTTACAAGCAGATGTTTTAGAAAACAAAAATAATGAATGGTTAATTCATTTACAAGTTGGTATTATTTATCACCTAAATTTTGCTGGAGGAATTTTCTTTAAAAAATAA
- a CDS encoding cystathionine gamma-synthase, producing MKFNTKTIHGGQQNDPSTGAVMPPIYQTSTYAQSSPGKHKGYAYSRTENPTRTALENSFAAIENGTHGLAFSSGLAAIDCVLRMLNPGDEVIAGDDLYGGTYRIFTRMFQKKGLKFSFVDMNSVENVTNAITEKTKLIWIETPTNPLMKIADIEAITKAVKKVNSVILIGVDNTFATPYLQQPLALGVDIVMHSATKYLGGHSDLVMGALMVKDVKLAEELHFIQFAAGAIAGPMDSFLALRGIKTLHLRMQRHCENGRAVAAYLVKHPKVKEVYYPGLENHPSYEVAKKQMKDFGGMVSFKLKDESQKATFTFLENTKIFTLAESLGGVESLVNHPATMTHASIPEQERLKTGITDSLIRLSVGIEAIEDLLKDLEQALGK from the coding sequence TTGAAATTTAACACAAAAACAATACATGGTGGGCAACAGAACGATCCTTCTACAGGGGCAGTAATGCCGCCAATTTATCAAACATCAACATACGCGCAATCGAGTCCTGGAAAGCACAAAGGGTATGCGTATTCTAGAACAGAAAATCCAACAAGAACTGCGTTAGAAAATAGTTTTGCAGCCATAGAAAACGGAACGCACGGTTTGGCTTTTTCATCAGGATTGGCTGCAATTGATTGTGTTTTAAGAATGTTAAACCCGGGGGATGAAGTAATTGCTGGAGATGATTTGTACGGTGGAACGTATAGAATATTTACAAGAATGTTTCAAAAAAAGGGATTAAAATTTTCTTTTGTTGATATGAATTCTGTTGAAAATGTTACAAATGCAATTACAGAAAAAACAAAACTGATTTGGATAGAAACACCTACAAACCCGTTGATGAAAATTGCAGATATAGAAGCAATTACAAAAGCAGTTAAAAAGGTGAATTCAGTTATCTTAATCGGTGTAGACAATACTTTTGCAACTCCATATTTACAGCAACCTTTAGCTTTAGGCGTAGATATTGTAATGCATTCTGCAACAAAATATTTAGGCGGACATTCGGATTTAGTAATGGGAGCGTTAATGGTAAAAGACGTAAAATTAGCAGAAGAATTACATTTTATTCAGTTTGCGGCAGGAGCAATTGCAGGGCCAATGGATTCTTTTTTAGCACTTCGTGGAATTAAAACATTGCATTTAAGAATGCAACGTCATTGTGAAAACGGCAGAGCAGTTGCTGCGTATTTAGTAAAGCATCCGAAGGTAAAAGAAGTGTATTATCCTGGTTTAGAAAATCATCCGAGTTATGAAGTAGCTAAAAAACAAATGAAAGATTTTGGAGGAATGGTTTCTTTTAAATTAAAAGATGAAAGTCAGAAAGCTACATTTACATTTTTAGAAAATACAAAAATATTTACGTTGGCAGAATCTTTAGGCGGAGTAGAAAGTTTGGTAAATCATCCAGCGACTATGACACACGCAAGCATTCCTGAGCAAGAACGTTTAAAAACGGGAATTACAGATTCGTTAATTCGTTTAAGTGTAGGAATTGAAGCTATTGAAGATTTGTTAAAAGATTTAGAACAAGCGTTAGGGAAGTAA
- a CDS encoding DinB family protein, with protein sequence MKTQFEILIKSRELVLQVIDDLSIEQLHVIPKGFKNNIVWNVAHLVVTQQLLQYKMSGANCLVPDDLIADFRKGTFPKREFNNEEFDEIKELLIALPETLIEDYEAGIFQDYEAYETSTGFVLDSLETAIAFNNFHEGMHLGIIRSIKKLV encoded by the coding sequence ATGAAAACACAATTCGAAATATTAATCAAATCTAGAGAACTTGTTTTACAGGTAATCGATGACTTAAGTATAGAGCAACTTCATGTAATCCCAAAAGGATTTAAAAATAATATTGTCTGGAACGTGGCACATTTGGTTGTTACACAACAATTATTACAATATAAAATGTCAGGTGCTAACTGTTTAGTTCCGGATGATTTAATTGCAGATTTTAGAAAAGGAACTTTTCCGAAAAGAGAGTTTAATAACGAAGAATTTGACGAAATCAAAGAATTATTAATTGCTTTGCCAGAAACTTTGATAGAAGATTACGAAGCGGGTATTTTTCAAGATTATGAAGCATACGAAACAAGTACAGGATTTGTGTTAGATTCTTTAGAAACAGCGATAGCGTTTAACAATTTTCACGAAGGAATGCATTTGGGAATTATCAGATCAATAAAAAAGTTAGTGTAA
- a CDS encoding arsenate reductase family protein has protein sequence MKKVYFLQTCDTCRRILKEVNLTGFIKQEIKTNPITVKQLEEMRQFSDSYEALFNKRAKLYKAMNLKNQTISEADYRQYILDEYTFLKRPVFIIDDQIFIGNSKKVIEKLKEKIG, from the coding sequence ATGAAAAAAGTCTACTTTTTACAAACTTGTGATACTTGCCGAAGAATTTTAAAGGAAGTGAATCTTACCGGATTTATAAAACAAGAAATAAAAACCAATCCAATTACGGTAAAACAACTTGAAGAAATGCGTCAATTTTCTGATAGTTACGAAGCATTGTTTAACAAACGTGCTAAGCTATACAAAGCAATGAATTTGAAAAATCAAACCATTTCTGAAGCTGATTACAGACAGTATATTTTAGATGAATACACCTTTTTAAAACGTCCTGTTTTTATTATTGATGACCAAATTTTTATCGGAAATAGTAAAAAAGTAATAGAAAAATTAAAAGAGAAGATTGGCTAA
- a CDS encoding DUF4252 domain-containing protein has protein sequence MKQFLTTLFCLFILSISAQEKTFKQFYKSHKKQADLSLNIPGFVGRFFMDNQNDDELEALLDKSSNYKVLIYDGNSDTVLNDFKKFVKQNKLKTIIRIKDGKDRVNIHFRKDGNRIKEIIVNVYSKNKEAVLVGLKTNLTKEELASIISSSKIKFSSK, from the coding sequence ATGAAACAATTTTTAACTACACTATTTTGCTTATTTATTTTAAGCATTTCTGCACAAGAAAAAACGTTTAAGCAATTTTATAAATCTCATAAAAAACAAGCTGATTTATCTTTAAATATACCTGGCTTTGTTGGTCGTTTTTTTATGGATAATCAAAATGATGACGAGCTTGAAGCTTTATTAGATAAATCAAGCAATTATAAAGTTTTAATTTATGATGGTAATTCTGATACTGTTTTAAATGATTTTAAAAAATTTGTGAAGCAAAATAAACTTAAAACAATTATAAGAATAAAAGACGGAAAAGATCGAGTGAATATTCATTTTAGAAAAGACGGTAACCGCATCAAGGAAATTATAGTAAATGTTTACAGTAAGAACAAAGAAGCTGTTTTAGTAGGACTTAAAACTAATCTTACTAAAGAAGAGTTAGCCTCAATAATTTCTTCTTCCAAGATAAAATTTTCATCAAAATAA
- a CDS encoding DUF3089 domain-containing protein has protein sequence MKKQLSVLLLLIFLVGCKSSYQSISFKKQNIPAVPNYANENSWAVLPTKYPESLKKYSVSNIDSLKADVFYVYPTLLMDKKDLRWNAPIDDEIQNDKIINTAVKNQASPFATSGKIYAPIYRQAHIKSYSLYKKGGKEAFEIAYADVKNAFEYYLKNYNNGRPIILVSHSQGTNHTTQLLKDFFDAKPLQKQLIAAYLVGMGIKPNEFKTIKPMTKPTETGGFVSWNTRKKGSYPKNKNVYKGAVTTNPITWDASKTTTLNQHKGFLYSNGKLYTKALKIEITDGMVWATNPKFPMRFFMSFMKNYHVGDINLFWQDIKENVELRTKTWLVKNK, from the coding sequence ATGAAAAAGCAATTATCTGTTCTACTTTTATTGATTTTTTTGGTTGGATGTAAAAGCTCGTATCAAAGCATTAGTTTTAAAAAACAAAACATTCCAGCTGTTCCAAATTATGCCAACGAAAATTCTTGGGCAGTTTTACCGACAAAATATCCTGAAAGTTTAAAAAAATATTCTGTTTCAAATATTGATTCTTTAAAAGCAGATGTTTTTTATGTGTATCCAACTTTGTTAATGGATAAAAAAGACCTTCGTTGGAACGCCCCAATTGATGATGAAATTCAGAATGATAAAATTATAAATACTGCGGTAAAAAACCAAGCATCACCTTTTGCAACATCAGGTAAAATATATGCTCCAATTTACAGACAAGCGCATATAAAATCGTACAGTTTGTATAAAAAAGGCGGAAAAGAAGCTTTTGAAATTGCCTATGCTGATGTAAAAAACGCCTTTGAGTATTATTTAAAAAACTACAATAACGGCAGACCAATTATTTTGGTAAGTCACAGTCAAGGAACCAATCACACCACACAATTATTAAAAGATTTTTTTGATGCGAAACCATTGCAAAAGCAATTAATTGCCGCATATTTAGTTGGAATGGGAATTAAACCAAACGAATTTAAAACCATTAAACCAATGACAAAACCAACTGAAACTGGCGGTTTTGTTTCTTGGAATACACGCAAAAAAGGAAGTTATCCGAAGAACAAAAATGTGTATAAAGGCGCTGTTACTACAAATCCAATTACTTGGGATGCTTCTAAAACAACAACTTTAAATCAGCACAAAGGATTTTTATATTCAAACGGAAAATTATACACAAAAGCATTGAAAATTGAAATCACAGACGGAATGGTTTGGGCTACAAATCCGAAATTTCCGATGCGTTTTTTTATGTCGTTTATGAAAAACTATCACGTTGGGGACATCAACTTGTTTTGGCAAGATATTAAAGAAAATGTTGAGTTAAGAACAAAAACATGGTTAGTAAAAAATAAGTAA
- a CDS encoding DUF6165 family protein, whose product MKIEVSNGEILDKYTILEIKLSKIKDAKKLVNIQNEYNTLTPDVKNMYADAKEESHLKKLQNDLLEVNKKLWKIEDDIRECERAKDFGQTFIDLARAVYYVNDDRSDVKKEINIFTGSDLVEEKSYEEYKSE is encoded by the coding sequence ATGAAAATAGAAGTATCAAACGGAGAAATTTTAGACAAATACACTATTTTAGAAATTAAACTTTCTAAAATTAAAGACGCAAAAAAGTTAGTAAATATTCAAAACGAATACAATACGTTAACACCAGATGTAAAAAATATGTATGCGGATGCAAAAGAGGAATCGCATCTTAAAAAATTGCAAAACGATTTGCTAGAAGTCAACAAAAAATTGTGGAAAATAGAAGACGATATTAGAGAATGCGAGCGTGCAAAGGATTTCGGACAAACATTTATAGATTTAGCGCGCGCTGTGTATTATGTAAATGATGACAGATCTGATGTTAAAAAAGAAATCAACATTTTTACTGGCTCAGATTTGGTTGAAGAAAAATCGTACGAAGAGTATAAGTCAGAATAA
- a CDS encoding thymidine kinase → MFLENTVNHTEQFGWIEVICGSMFSGKTEELIRRLKRAQFAKQRVEIFKPSVDTRYDDEEVVSHNDNRIRSTPVPSSANIRLLANDVDVVGIDEAQFFDEEIVAVCNDLANRGIRVIVAGLDMDFKGNPFGPMPALMATAEYVTKVHAVCTHTGNLAHYSFRKAQNDNLVLLGEVNEYEPLSRAAYYKALQLQKAEKLVLEKLESNLKDPETKE, encoded by the coding sequence ATGTTTCTCGAAAATACGGTAAATCATACAGAACAATTTGGTTGGATTGAAGTAATTTGTGGCTCAATGTTTTCTGGCAAAACAGAAGAATTGATTCGCAGATTAAAACGAGCGCAATTTGCAAAACAACGTGTAGAAATTTTTAAACCTTCTGTTGACACGCGTTATGACGATGAAGAAGTGGTTTCTCATAACGACAACCGCATTCGTTCTACTCCGGTGCCTTCATCAGCAAATATTAGACTTTTAGCAAATGATGTTGATGTTGTTGGCATTGATGAAGCGCAGTTTTTTGATGAAGAAATTGTTGCGGTTTGTAATGATTTAGCAAACAGAGGAATTCGTGTAATTGTTGCTGGTTTAGACATGGATTTTAAAGGAAATCCGTTTGGACCGATGCCCGCTTTAATGGCAACTGCAGAATATGTTACCAAAGTACACGCCGTTTGTACACACACTGGGAATTTAGCGCATTATAGTTTTAGAAAAGCACAAAATGATAATTTAGTTTTATTGGGTGAAGTAAACGAATACGAACCTTTAAGTAGAGCTGCATATTACAAAGCATTGCAATTGCAGAAAGCCGAAAAACTAGTTTTAGAAAAATTGGAATCTAATTTAAAAGATCCTGAAACAAAGGAATGA
- the alr gene encoding alanine racemase yields the protein MNNHVTVLEIDGNAALHNLQYFKNKLEKKTKILLVVKAFGYGSDAAKVAKFLENNVAYFAVAYTDEGIALRNAGIEKPILVLHPQIPNLELLIEHQLEPNLYNFKIFNAFLELADVNVLLNYPIHLKFNTGLNRIGFWHTDVPLILSRIAATSHVKIASLFSHLAASEDANEKEFTTNQINDFELIVKQFYQHLNYKPIVHLLNTSGIINYPQAQFDMVRLGIGLYGFGNDENETKQLKNVLSLKSIISQIHTIEPGESIGYNRAFTANKSMKTATIPVGHADGISRKLGNKKYSILINNQKVPIIGNVCMDMIMVDVSNIDCTEGDEVIVFNSQEMVNKMAQKSETISYEILTAISQRVKRFLKC from the coding sequence ATGAATAATCATGTAACCGTTTTAGAAATTGATGGAAATGCAGCACTGCATAATCTTCAGTATTTTAAAAATAAACTAGAAAAAAAAACCAAAATATTATTGGTTGTAAAAGCTTTTGGTTACGGAAGTGATGCTGCAAAAGTTGCTAAATTCTTAGAAAACAACGTAGCTTATTTTGCAGTTGCATATACGGATGAAGGAATTGCTTTGCGAAACGCAGGAATTGAAAAACCAATTCTGGTGTTGCATCCACAAATACCAAATTTAGAGTTGCTTATTGAACATCAACTAGAACCAAATTTATACAATTTTAAAATTTTTAATGCTTTTTTAGAATTGGCAGATGTCAATGTTTTATTGAATTATCCAATTCATTTAAAATTTAATACAGGTTTAAATAGAATTGGTTTTTGGCACACAGATGTTCCGTTAATTTTATCAAGAATTGCAGCGACAAGTCATGTGAAAATTGCTTCACTTTTTTCGCATTTAGCGGCAAGTGAAGATGCAAATGAAAAAGAATTCACCACCAATCAAATCAACGATTTCGAACTGATTGTAAAGCAATTTTATCAGCATTTAAATTACAAACCGATTGTACATTTGTTAAATACTTCTGGAATTATCAACTATCCGCAAGCACAATTTGACATGGTTCGTTTGGGAATCGGATTGTATGGTTTTGGGAATGACGAAAACGAAACAAAACAACTTAAAAATGTACTTTCATTAAAATCAATTATTTCTCAGATTCATACTATTGAACCTGGAGAATCAATTGGATACAACAGAGCTTTTACCGCAAACAAATCCATGAAAACTGCCACAATTCCTGTGGGTCATGCAGACGGAATTTCGAGAAAATTAGGAAATAAAAAATATTCGATTTTAATCAACAATCAAAAAGTACCAATTATTGGAAATGTTTGTATGGACATGATCATGGTAGATGTTTCTAATATTGACTGTACAGAAGGAGACGAAGTTATCGTTTTTAATTCTCAAGAAATGGTAAATAAAATGGCTCAAAAATCTGAAACTATTTCCTACGAAATACTCACAGCAATTTCTCAACGGGTAAAAAGATTTTTGAAATGTTAA